One window from the genome of Luteithermobacter gelatinilyticus encodes:
- a CDS encoding metalloregulator ArsR/SmtB family transcription factor, whose translation MTPLQFFKCLADETRLSILMLIQQEGELCVCELTEALSEIQPKISRHLSQLKQCGILRDRRQGIWNFYSLNPDLPPWAVITLQQTTEQNIHLLEKPLMKLNNMGDRPERAEIRCPQPR comes from the coding sequence ATGACCCCCTTGCAGTTTTTCAAATGCCTTGCCGACGAAACACGGCTGAGTATCCTGATGCTTATCCAGCAGGAAGGAGAGCTTTGTGTTTGCGAACTCACCGAGGCTTTGTCAGAGATCCAGCCTAAAATCTCTCGTCATCTGTCCCAGTTAAAACAATGCGGTATCCTTCGGGATCGGCGGCAGGGAATATGGAATTTCTACAGTCTTAATCCTGACCTTCCCCCTTGGGCAGTTATAACCCTTCAGCAAACAACCGAACAGAACATCCACCTCCTCGAAAAGCCATTGATGAAGTTGAATAACATGGGAGATCGACCGGAACGAGCCGAGATCCGTTGCCCGCAGCCCCGCTAA
- the arsB gene encoding ACR3 family arsenite efflux transporter yields the protein MGLFERYLSLWVGLCIISGVALGNFVPSVFTIIAALEVFHVNLVVAVFIWVMIYPMMVQIDFSAMKDIGKKPKGLALTLIVNWLIKPFTMAALGWLFFRVVFADWVDPQTAGEYIAGMILLGVAPCTAMVFVWSQLTKGDPNYTLVQVSVNDVIMVFAFAPIAAFLLGVSNIHVPWETLLLSVVLYVVLPLGAGVFTRRLLEHKSDGHRIELFTRTLKPWSILGLLATVVLLFGFQAEVILAQPQTIVLIALPLLIQTYGIFVIAYGAAKFLKLPHNIAAPACLIGTSNFFELAVAVAISLFGLHSGAALATVVGVLVEVPVMLSLVAIANRTRHWFPG from the coding sequence ATGGGTTTGTTCGAACGTTACCTGTCCCTGTGGGTAGGTCTCTGCATCATAAGTGGCGTAGCGCTTGGTAATTTTGTTCCCAGCGTTTTCACTATTATTGCCGCCCTGGAAGTCTTTCATGTCAATCTTGTGGTGGCCGTGTTCATCTGGGTCATGATCTATCCCATGATGGTGCAGATTGATTTTTCCGCCATGAAGGACATCGGTAAAAAGCCCAAGGGATTGGCGCTGACCCTTATCGTCAACTGGCTGATCAAGCCCTTCACCATGGCGGCGCTGGGTTGGCTGTTCTTCCGCGTTGTGTTTGCGGACTGGGTCGATCCGCAAACCGCCGGGGAATATATCGCCGGAATGATCCTGCTGGGGGTCGCCCCCTGTACCGCCATGGTCTTTGTCTGGAGTCAGCTCACCAAGGGGGACCCCAACTATACTTTGGTACAGGTCTCGGTGAATGATGTGATCATGGTTTTTGCTTTTGCCCCCATCGCTGCCTTCCTGCTGGGCGTGAGCAATATCCATGTCCCATGGGAAACCCTGCTCCTATCAGTCGTTCTTTATGTGGTATTGCCGTTAGGGGCAGGCGTCTTCACCCGGCGCCTGCTTGAACACAAATCAGATGGACACCGGATTGAACTCTTCACCCGGACACTTAAGCCCTGGTCAATCCTTGGGCTGCTGGCTACCGTGGTGCTTCTTTTCGGGTTTCAGGCGGAAGTGATCCTTGCCCAACCCCAGACTATTGTCCTAATCGCCCTCCCGCTGTTGATTCAGACTTACGGGATTTTCGTAATTGCCTATGGCGCGGCCAAATTCCTGAAGTTGCCCCATAACATTGCAGCACCTGCCTGCTTGATCGGCACCTCCAATTTCTTCGAACTGGCGGTCGCCGTGGCCATTTCCCTGTTCGGACTGCATTCAGGGGCAGCACTGGCTACAGTTGTCGGGGTGCTGGTGGAAGTGCCTGTCATGCTGTCTCTGGTGGCCATCGCCAACCGAACACGGCATTGGTTTCCGGGATAA
- a CDS encoding arsenate reductase ArsC: MKLLFLCTHNACRSILAEAITRQLARKLRAEKVQVTSAGSHPAGFVNPLTLHYLHQKGYSTDDLTSKSWNDISEYAPDIVITVCDQAAGESCPIWLGNAVKGHWGLPDPGRNAQIGPTTDAAFTEIIELLENSISSLLTEDINSLTAEELSDLLKKLAPKSNIRK; the protein is encoded by the coding sequence ATGAAGCTGTTATTCCTGTGTACCCATAATGCCTGTCGAAGTATTTTAGCGGAAGCTATAACCCGGCAGCTCGCGCGGAAACTGCGGGCCGAAAAAGTCCAGGTTACCAGCGCTGGAAGCCATCCGGCAGGCTTCGTGAATCCACTTACCCTCCATTATCTCCATCAGAAAGGCTACAGCACCGACGATCTGACCAGTAAAAGTTGGAATGATATCAGTGAATATGCTCCCGATATCGTTATCACTGTTTGTGACCAGGCGGCAGGTGAAAGCTGCCCGATCTGGCTGGGAAACGCGGTGAAAGGACATTGGGGTCTACCGGACCCGGGCAGGAATGCCCAGATAGGCCCGACAACCGATGCCGCCTTTACAGAAATCATTGAGCTTCTGGAAAACAGTATCAGCTCCCTTTTAACAGAGGATATTAATTCTCTTACCGCGGAGGAGCTGTCAGATCTTTTAAAGAAGCTGGCCCCGAAATCAAACATAAGGAAATAA